A stretch of DNA from Salvelinus sp. IW2-2015 linkage group LG20, ASM291031v2, whole genome shotgun sequence:
GAAATAATTCAATGATCATGAGTTACAGGCACAGCCATTCTGAGTCGGTGTGGAATGGATGGGTGAGATCAAGCTATTGGCTGGACACACAGGAACTGTTTTACCTGCTGTGGGACACTAGAAGGTCCCTTATGTATTACCTTACCCAATGGACCTTTCAAGAGGCTATGGTATATAGATGGATCGGTCTGGGAGGAGCCTGCAGCACTCTTAAGGCTGGATCTTTACTATATTCTGTTCAAGGACAGTGTCTTCACAAATAATAGCCACTCTGTAGTTCAAGCGAGCCTTCACTTCTAGAGATATGTGATACCTGGATTATGGTAAAGACAGCCTTCCCAGCTTTTGAGTATATGCTGAGAAAGCGGATTAAGCCCTCAGCCAGTTGCTGTGAGTGCTCCCTCCCAGTGGGGCTATACAGAACCGTTCTACCTCTCCAGCCACTCCTAATCCTACAGACACCGTGGGCTGTTAATTGGAGACTGTCTGGGTGGGTGATCTGCAGGGGAAAGCCACGGTGACAGCGTGCGAGTCACCAGCGTCTCCGCAATCCCCGGCGCGCTGTGGAATGTTTGTCTCCTGGCAGTTGCTCCAACGTTGGACGCCTTCCATACCTCGCCAGATTTTAGCCTTATGCCAGGATTCACCATGAACATCACTGCAGGAGTTTCCTAATCCACACCACCACTGGCCCACTGCCCCACTGCCATTCCATTGTCAGACAGTCATttattaattgacacataaatgGAGATTATATCCACCGGGTACAGACGTCAATTCatcgtctattccacattggttcaatgtaatttcgaggctgtatcacaaccggccgtgattgggagtcccatagggcggcgcacaattggcccagcgttgtccgggtttggacagtgtaggcagtcattgtaaataagaatttgttcttaactgacttgcctagttaaataaaggtttaataaaaaatatatttcaaaaaattgaattgaaatgtggAAACAGCATTGACTCAaccagtgtgcccagtgggtatgaaTGAAACGAGGCAGACCTCCCTAATAAAACAGACTTTTCGTGTGTACTTTGACACATCTGAACCAACAGCAAGCAGGGAGGTGTGAGATGTAACACCTAGGAGGCTATAGATTTTCCGAGGTGTTAAAGTGTCTTATCAGCAGGATACAGACAGTTCCGGATCATCACCGTCTATAGCCATCTCTGACACTTCTCTGTAGATAAAATGATCGTTGGATTAACTGTTGAGTGTGTCCACCAAATGAGTCGAAGTGAGTCACAATGCAACTATCTTACCTCAAGTGTTTAACAGGTTTGCTTTCATGTTTCATTATCAAGGCACCAGTTGTTCTGGTGTTTACAttgcacatttttggggggggggtttcatgATTTAAATATAGTTATAGTTGTAATGTTTGGAATCCTACTCGCTCTATTATTGGCCTACACATTCTCAAGTAGGTTGGGAGCTTTTTTAGACAGGAAGCACCCATTAAATGGACCGTCTGGTAAAAGGCGGAACTCAGACAGTCTGTAGCGTCTGAAGTGGAGGGGAACCAGTCAAAACAAATATAAAACCGTAAGTCCATGTGTGTTTAAAGTACTTAAGAATTCATGTCAACTGCCACATGGGAGTTCTCAGAACGAACTATCATTAAAAGGgtggcagagcagacagacagagactagaTACATCAGCTATTCATGATGACTGACGCCCAGGGTTAAAGCCACACAAGTACGGCAAGGGTGAGGGCAGACAGTTGGACTGACACAATTCTGGAGAAGCTAACACAAGGAAGACTGGAGATCGAGTGTCGACTGGCATCAGTGTGTGGAGAAACAACATCAACTATGCAGACAATTCATAATTTAAAAAACGGAATTTGGATAGTGGACTGGTTTGGTTCCTAAAATCTTTATCAGTGATAACAGGATGAGGCACAACATCCCCCCCCGGTTCTGTTTCAACATTGTGTCTAGTCACCAGAAGAGATGAGGTTACAGGGCTGTAGCGTCCTGTTGTTGCTATCTGATAACCCTCTCACCAGTTACATGTCTTTCTGTTTGTCATCTGTCACCTGCTGTTGTGTCTGTAACTACACGTCTAWGGTTGTCTGMCTCATACACTCAGGKRWRKSWRRCASTGYYWSMYWYMCCTATCTCTCAAAGCATATTTTAATCTTTTGACTCACCCACTTTACATTRACAGTCATRTGTCCARTTAGAAAACATTTCATGRGAAGGGATGAKGGACCCGTCAGTGAAGCTGAGCATGTGAGACAAATTACCAGAGAAAACATCCAGACCACAAAGCCATAATCATAGCTTGGCTTGGTGATATGTAGTGGGAAAAGTTACGGGCCCTTTGTGTCTGAAGCTCCGTTTCAAACAGACATCTGCCATCAAGCTCTCCTCTCCAGTGACACATGAAatgataaccccccccccccaatctttaTGGAGGTTTGAAATAAGGGTGAAATGTATTATATGACACAAGCATGTTAAAGCCATCACTCTAGTAACCGTATCCATTTAACCAGTGGCTATTAGTTGGGTGAAACTGTATCATGACTGTAGAGGAAGTAGGGGGTTCTTTACTGGCACTGGACCCATGTGAACAGCATCAACATGGCTCAAGTATATCAACTCTTGTACAATTAAGTGGTAAGTCGCGGATGTGTCCTCATAATAACATGTCTTCTTCGGCACCGAGAGCGGTTTGATCTTTCACTTAGAAAAACAAAGGTTTTATATGAATAACAAATCCTTAATTGAAGAGTAATGTGATCTCGTATAGCTTTGGCTCTAAAGTCTGGTCTGACTCACAGGGTTACAGAAACATTACCTTGGTCAGTCATTTCAAAACCTAGAGGGATGAAAAGTTCTGAGAAGCTTTTCTGCGCTATGCTATAGGTGAGACTGCATTGGTTGAGTGATGGACGTTGTTGGGTCTAATATCTTTCAGATCAGGCAGGGCTACTGTTTATGTACTGTAAGAGGGGTACAATGCGTTACCCACAATTCATCATTGCCAAACTGTTTTCCCAAGGCTCGGTGTCACACTATGAGTGATGTCCTCCGTCTTCTGCATAGAATTCTGTCTGAAGAAAAGCGGTGGCTCcgtctgacagacacacagaaatgtcacgTCTGATCACAACATCAGTGGAATTAGGATTGTGACACATGGAGAACTGTGGTTCCACACTGCGGGTCTGTTAATTCCTCACAATCCTTTTCAATCGCAACAATGTCCTTTCCCATACCCAGTGTTGTAGACTAATAAATTAATTCCGAGTTGTGGCTTTTAAGTGTGTCCCATTAACATTATAATTTACACGCTGGGCCTCGGCCAACATTCAGACTCACTGGGAGAGGTTGTTTGCCTAAATGCTTTAGTGAGATGAGCACAGAGCTTTAGACAGAGTACATAAGAATTTGGGCATTGCCATTTCTAGTCAGCCCTTTTCTTTGGCATGGTTGTGAGAGATGACTGAGTTTACAATGATAGTTTTTAAATCGTCATGCCTGGGTGTGCCctctaacagacagttacataaaATCATGGCAAGTCATGACACCCTATGTCATCCCTTCTAAATAATGACGTGATTGAATAagctgatatttttttcacaaacACTATCTGTAAAAAAAGTATGGTTTATTCCATTCTAACCTTTATGTAGAAGTAGATCTGTAACCTCATGCTATGAATGGAATGTCATAGAAAAAATACGAAACACAGATTGTTTCTCAGCGGTTATCCAACTTTATTTCAAAGCGTCATGTTCAGGCACCACAGTGGTTCCTATGGTAATAACATCAGGATTTGATCGTAATCCCTGAGAAGCAAACATTAGAACCATCCAGATACTGGAGGATAAATAACAGCCATTTAGCGCAGTTACAACAAGCAGTAAAGAACATGTCCAGGTCATCAAAACCGTTTACATTCTAATCCGCAATATACACATTTAGCATTTCAACAAAAAAGGCACAGTACACAAGTACTGCTTTATAATTAACATATACAATCCTACCCAATATGGGTcgtttacagaggaagaacaCCTCTGTGTGTGTAAACACTGGTGTTGCTCTTGCAAAGCTCAATACAAAACCAACCCGCATACTCACTGAGGAATAAGTTAGACTAGTGTACATGGCTCTCCATCAATCCATTTTGTGCAAAAAGTTATCAGAGAGTATTACATGTGTAGATGGTAATGTAAATATAAACTCTCAGTGGAAGAGTTGGAGGTAATTTAGCTACTTCACAAGAGCAAGCAAAAGTTCATTTGAAACCCAGCTGTGCAATTTTTAAACAAGACAATGTTCAAACAAATCAACAGTTGATTGTAACAGGAAAAAAAAATATCGATATCTTTGCTATATATTATTTTCCCTGATTCTATCAAATGCAAGGAATGTTCTTAAATACAATCAAATCTAGAGATATTGATATTTTTGGGGATGTCATTACATCCGTTGGTTTTGACACAGCGGTGAAACATATCTAGGGATGTCAATTCTGTCAATTCGTTCATTTAAAACTATCAATAAGGGAGAAAGTGCTTATTCCTGATGTACCTCAGATTTTATAACCTGACGGCACATTTGGAAAACTGCCTTCTGCCAGCTCAAATCATATTAGTAATAACACTGACAAATCATTAACAAAAAGCACCAAAATATCTTCATATTATTGTTTTTGTCCGGAGTCTTCTGagatgaacaaaaaaataaaccacAACCAAAAATCCCCAAATGAAAACCATTTCCTCCACAATCTCAGAAATTCTGACCGTCTGATTATTTCTATAGAACATAAAAGGATCACCTTGAATGGCTTCCAAAACCCAGAagaaacaaaaagaaattgaacaatAAAGCAAACAATTCAatggaaattcaacaaattaatcACGTAAAGCTGGCAAAAGGCTTGGATATATAAGTAGTACATTCTATAAGAATTGCAAATACATTTACAAGCAACATTTAAAACACAACGCACTGATTGCCTGCAAAGCCATAATGCTTTAAGCTCCTTCCCACTAAGTGCCTGTCTGGCTCCTCTGCCCCTATGCCAGGGGAGGAAGCCaagacaccacacaggaaggacaTGTTCCAAGGGGGGCCGCACAGCAGCCCAGTAAAACTATCAGAGTCCGTGTGCcactgaaacaaaaatacagtgaCATCACAGTCCGATACCAAACACGGGTCCCCACCAGCCTTTCAGATACCGAGGCACGGCGGGGACGAGGATACCAAAGGAGCCGGTCACCTAGTAGGCAACCTGAAGCGGGCACCAAGGGGTGTCTGGGTACAGCAAACAGTGCACAGACTTAAACCtggaacaaggagagagagaaagagacatggaGGTTAGATTAACAGAGAAAAAAAGATATACCCTCTTTACAGTCAAGATAGTTCAAGTAGAGTAGGATCGCCATTTGTGTATTAGTTGTCATGCAGAGGGTAATGTCTCACCTTGATGGGTCTTCCTCCACTGGGAAAGCCCCTTTCATATTGATGATGTTCCTCTTGTTCTCAAACATTCCATAACTCAATGTGATCTGGAATAAGCAAATACGGGAAAGAAATAAGCAACCCTGCCCAATAAGTTCTGATAAATAATGAAACTCTTTTCTCAGTGAAACGACGGACGGACACACGTTCACATCTCACCTGTTTGTGAAGTTCAGATCTGGACACCTGTTGCAGGTTCTCCAGATGGGAGTGGAAGAAGTTGCTGCGGGTCAGAGGCACCCCCAGCACCGACTCYATGATGTAGCCGATGGTGCAGTCGTCAGGCAGACGAATCTTCTCTGCCGTGTTCATAAAATGGCCGCCACTGGCCCATGGGCTCATCTTCAAAGCCAGGCCTCGACTCACACAGAAGCCGGCTCCCCCAGTAGCAAACCAGAAGTTTACTGGTCgctggaagaagaaaaaaaatggagaaaaaaaagagaccaCGAGCATGTTAGGTTGTTGTTATGCAACCCTTCTGAAGCATCTCAAACTTTTAATAACCAATTGAAAAGTTGTCATAGGCCAGGAGGGCTAAGTCCACCTACCATCTTGTTGTCTCCTAGCCTCTCTGTGGCCTCGATGGGCCGGTCCAGGCTGGGCTTGCCAATGTACATGTCCTGGGTGTGGGGGTAGTGGGACAGCAGCTTCACRAGAGTCCTCATGTTAACGTAGTTATCATCATCCACGTGACAAAACCACCTAAGAGGGGAAAACATTGTTAAAGCGTTACAATATTTCCATTAGAACAATAATCACTATCAAATCTAGAATGARATACAGCCTGGGTAAATTKATCACTTTAYATAGACACTMACTTTTTCCCAGACTCAATGAACTTGTCGTACTCCACAGCCATCTTGCAGGATAGAGCTTGGCGGCTGTGTGCTGCTGAACAGTTGGTGTTGATGGCGTGACTCCCTGTAGGAACAATGAGGGAGGAGATGGTGAGTTACAAACTAGCAACTTACTAGCTAGTTAATGCAAGTAATTGTAACTATAGCGCTGTTAGAGCCTTAACGACATCTGCCACTAAGACTACATGCCCCAGGAGCTCAAAGCAACACATTCCATGGGGATTAAAATAGGGGCTTGGTTTCTCACTATCAAATCTGGACGTTTAATGATAAACTAATTCCAGCTACTGTTCAggttaaaacaaatataaaatgaGAACTAAAATGTTTCAAAAGAAAATCTAAAACTCACCAATTTTCTTCTTCAGCTCCTCATCTTCTCCGTCTGTGAAGATGTATGTCTGAAAAGGAGGGAAAACACATCAGATCACGTTGTGGGAGTGGAAATCCATGAAATCAAAGCCCCTCACAGAACAAGTGGTGGCACAAGAATCAACTGGAGTCCAAAATACAGTATGTCTGATGTCCTTGTTTCACCATACATCTAATTCAGTGTGATGACCATCTATCAGAAGTCATTTATGCATGTGGAGAACACATGGAGTTAAACAAGCCCCACTCTAATAAAGGCCTCTTATGCaaggttcccctctctccatggcAACTGTGCAGGCCCCCCAAAAGTATCCCAGACATAGAACAAAGAGGGAGGCAACCATCCCTCCCCCCCAACACCACTGATCCCCAACACCATTAAGACCCAATTCCATTAAGACCCAATTCCATTAAGACCCAATTCCATTCTGGATCTGTACCCACTCCCTAGCTCCAACATGTTGActagaaatacaaatataaatcgATGGCCATCATATAGATATCAATGGGGACATCACCAATGATAATTTCAGCACCACCTGTGTGACACAGAGTAAGGTCTTAGTAGCCAAAGAATAAAGCTGTCAAGGTTAGAATACTGCAGGCTGGTGTTTAGTTAACAACAAAAGGCAGCCTCAGTGGCACACTTAAAAGAGCAGG
This window harbors:
- the lfng gene encoding beta-1,3-N-acetylglucosaminyltransferase lunatic fringe is translated as MSKSYGKKTVVSITSAVFTCLMLLLVVAQHQRVQVDEVPNQREMGTRSLQSMDTVATDGVKADQQQVNSEAQAKKGFSAYFSKLTRGRREADKPAGSAQSATDASPAEDISADDIFIAVKTTKKFHQSRLNLLLDTWISRNMQQTYIFTDGEDEELKKKIGSHAINTNCSAAHSRQALSCKMAVEYDKFIESGKKWFCHVDDDNYVNMRTLVKLLSHYPHTQDMYIGKPSLDRPIEATERLGDNKMRPVNFWFATGGAGFCVSRGLALKMSPWASGGHFMNTAEKIRLPDDCTIGYIXESVLGVPLTRSNFFHSHLENLQQVSRSELHKQITLSYGMFENKRNIINMKGAFPVEEDPSRFKSVHCLLYPDTPWCPLQVAY